TGCCAATGAGGAGGGTCGGGGCAGAGAGGGTGGCGTGATAGCCAGCATCCGAGAGATAGGCGCCGGCGGCAGTCGTGATGAGGTCGCCCAGTTCCGCGATACCGCTCTGCGCAAGGTCGTCGAATTCGGGGAGCTCTTGGCCGAGCAGCGCTGCTGCGATGGCGCACGCAGCGGCCTCGGCGAAGCAGTAGAGCACCACGCCGCGAACATCACCGCTGACCGCGACGAGGAGTGTGACATCATGGGTGGTATACGCAGAGCGGTGCAGAGAAGCGGCCCCTTGCTGGAAGGCGCATCCCAATTCCCGCTCCAGCACCTCTGAGGCGGCTCGCACGAACGGATTGATATATTCGACCTTCACCGGCCTCCTGAGAGCGGAGGGTGGTATCGGTGGGTTCGCGGCAGCCTTGCGCCCTCGCGGCACGGAGGGGCGAGGCGATGCACGGGCGCGGACAAGAATAGGAAACGTTGGGTACGTCGTTGTGGTGAGTACCGTACCAGATTTCTGCGGTTGGTCAAGCAGTTTTTTGCATCAGCCGCAAAGGCGCGGCGCCGTGCGAGAGAGGAGCACGACGCTCGCCGCTGCTCAGAGGTCAGGAGGGCGGGAGGAAGTGCTCCCCCTGCCCCGAGCGGACTCGAAAGCGGCTCCAACAGCGAGGACAAGGCCGTCCTCCCCTCGGCGGCCGACAATCTGGAGACCGACTGGCAGCCCGGCACTGTCCTTGCCGCACGGGACCGAGAGTGCGGGCAGCCCCGTGGCGTTGAACAGCGACGTGAGGCTGGTCAGCAGTGCCCGCGGGGTGGGGCCACCCGGAGCAATCGGATCAAAAGTCGCTCCAATGCGCGGGGCTACGATTGGGGTGGTGGGGAGGAGGAGGAGGTCCACCGTGTCGAAGAGGGCATTCAGTTCGCGGACAAGCTGCCGGCGGACGCGCAGGGCGTCGAGGTAGGCAGTTGCTGGCAGCAGCTGACCTGCGCGGAGACGGGCCCGAACATCGCTGCCGATCCGGTCAGGATGACGCGCCAGCCAGTCGCGGCAGGCCGCAGCCGCTTCAACGCGCAGCAGGATTGCGACGCATGCCAGCCCATCGCTCAGCTGCCCAAGCTCCACGTCGACCATCGTCCTGCCCTCGCCCGCCAGTACCGCTACCGCTTCGTCGAAACGGGCGCGCACTGCCGGCTCAAGCCAAGCCGAAGCGTCGCGGACGACCCCCAAGCGGAGGTGCTTCGGCAGAACGTTGGGGTACGCGAAGCGAGCTGCGGGGTTCGAACTCGGGTCGGCAGGGTCATGGCCCGCGATCGCGGCGAGAACGGCCGCACAGTCGGCAGCGGTGCGGGCGAGCGGCCCGACGTGATCGAGCGACCACGAGAGCGGCTGAACGCCTCGCCGCGGGACCAAGCCGAAGGTGGGTTTATGGCCGGCGACGCCGCAGAGCGCTGCCGGCACCCGGATCGATCCGCCGCTATCGGTGCCGATCGAGGCGAACGAGAGGCCGGCGGCAACTGCCGCAGCGCTTCCGCCGCTCGACCCGCCAGCAATGCGCGACGGGTCTGCCGGATTGGGCACAGGGCCAGAGTGCGGGTTTTCACTGGTTGGGCCGAACCCGAGCTCATGCAAGGTGGTCTTGCCGAGAATGACCGCGCCGGCGGCGCGCAGGCGGCGGACGACTTCGGCGTCTTCAGCGGCAGGCATGCGCTCTGGGGCGCGCGTTCCCGCGGTTGTCACAACCCCCGCTTGGTCGATCAGGTCCTTGAGCGAGACAGGAATGCCGAGGAGCGGCCGCTGCTCGCCCGCCGCGCGTGCCCGGTCGGCAGCGGCGGCGCCGGCGAGCGCGTCCTCTTCAGTCACGCGCAGAAAGGCGTTCCGGTGGGGGTTCTCCGCGGCGATAGCGTCGAGGTGAAGGCGGGTCAGCTCGACGGCGGAGACCTCGCGGCGGTCAAGAGCGGCGAGCGCGTCGGCGATGGTGGCGAAGCGAAGCTCCTTCATGCGGGCTCCGCGGTCAGCGCTGGTTCGTCATCGCTTGTCAGCCGCTCGGCAAGGCGCCGCGCGTTCGCCAGCATCGCCTCCAGTTCGGCGAGGTCTGCCTCGATTTCGTCGTCAAGCAGCTCGATTCCGAGCGCGGCAGCAAGCCGGCGGAGGTCGTCAGCGGTCATGCTTTCCGCCACGAGACGATACCGACCAGCCGCCACGGTCCATCGAGCACGAGCCGCCCATCGCGCTTGGTGACGAGCGGTTCGATCTGCTCGCGGAGAAACTCAAGCGGCGCGTCCTCAGGAGGGAAGGCGAGGAGAGTGGCGACATGCGCCGCGAGTTCGTCGAGCGACGCGTAGGAGCGGAGAAACCCGGGGACGATCCGAAGGTCGGCCCAAATGCCGAGCGCGCTCAGGGCGCCAACGAGGTCGAGCGCGACCGGCTCGGGAACGCGCCGCTCGCCCCGGAGGCGGAGCGGCAGGTCGCCGAGCCAAGCGTCCATGCTGTGCACCCGCAGGGTCATCAGCGCTTCGCGCCGCGTTCGCTCGTCTATCGCCCGCAGAAAGGGACCAATTTCGGCGCTCCAGTACATCGCATGGGCGCAGATCGTCACATCCGCCGGCTCGACGAGGTGGGCGTCGTCCGGCCAGTGTCCGCGCACGATGTCAATGTTGTCTATCCCGCGTTCGGCCATGCCGGCTGCGAGCGCGTCGCACATTGCTGGCGAGGGGTCGAGGGCGACGACCTTGCGCACGTAGGGCGCGATCGGGATCGCGTAGCGTCCCGCGCCCGCGCCGATATCGAGGACGGTGTCATCCGGCCGAACGGTCGCCCGCAGGGTGGCAAAGAACGGCTCATCCTCAGTCATCGCGGCAGTCAGTTCGCGAAACCGCGAGACGGAGTTGGCCCAAAAGTCGTCCTCGCGCGCCGGCCCGCCGCGCCAGCGGTCCGCCTGGTCTTTGCGCTCGATCACGGTGCGGCGCCAGCGGTCCAGCCAATCGATCGGTTCAATCACGCGCACCACCTCCGCAGGAGATAATAGCTCGCCCCGGTTGACGGCGGCGGAGGGCGGCTCTAGACTGCCGGCCAGCCTCCGCAGGAGCACTGCCTATGGCCGCTCTGCGCCCCCTCGACGGGATACTCGTGATCGACCTGACCCAGATGGCGTCTGGCCCCTACGGCACGATGCTGCTGGCGGACGCCGGCGCAACGGTCATCAAGGTCGAGCGGCCGGGGAGCGGCGACCCGGCGCGCTTCTTGCCCCCCTTCACCGAACACGAGGGGGCGATGGTCTCTGCGGGCATCCTCCGCTTTGGGCGGAATAAACGCTATCTCTCCCTCAACCTGCAGACGGCAGAGGGGAGAGCAACCTTGCTCGACCTTGTGCGGCGAGCGGATGCCCTCTGGGAGAACTATGTTCCGGGGACGCTGGACCGGCTCGGGCTCTCCGAGGCCGTGCTGCGCGAGGCGAACCCGCGACTGCTCCACGTGGCTATCAGCGGCTATGGCAGCGGCGTTGTCGCGCCTGCGCCTTTCGCCGCTCGTCCGGCGCTTGATCTGGTGGCGCAGGCGGCGAGTGGGTTGATGGCGGTCAGCGGCGACCCTGGCGGTCCGCCGGCCCAGATCGGCGCGGTGATCGGCGACTTGGTGCCCGCTCTGTATGCCGTCATCGCGATGCTGTTCGCTCTTCGCCTCCGGGACCGCACTGGGGAAGGGCGATTTATCGAAGTGGCGATGGTGGACGCGCTCTCCGCGCTCAACGAGCGGGCAGCCGTCGCCTACAGCTTGACAGGGCAAGAGTACAGTCGTGACTGGCTCGGGCACGGGGGGCCGTACGGCCGCTTTCGCGCCGCGGACCGCGATGTCGTGATCGCGGCATCGATCCCGTCGCTGTGGGAACGGCTCGCGCCCGCGATCGGACGGGCCGACTTGCTCGCCCACGCGCCCGCCCCTGACGAGACGGGGCGATGGTGGCGCTTCGGCGAGGTGATGCGTCCGGCGATCGTCGAATGGGTCGGCGCTCGCTCTGCTGATGAGGTGGTCGAAACGCTCAGTGCAGCAGGCGTCCCCTGCGCGCCGGTCCTTAGCGTCGCGGAAATGCTCAGTTCGGTCCAAACGGCGGCGCGCCGGATGATCGTCGAAGTGCCGTTTGCTGGCAAGACGGTCGGCACGATGGGCTGGCCGATGAAGATCGAAGGCGTGCCGGAGCCGGCAGGCGGCGCGATCGGCGCGGTCGGTCGCGATACCGAGGCTGTGCTGCGCGATGTGCTCGGCTATGACGAAGCGCGTATTGCCGCGCTGCGCGCCGCGAAAGCGATCTGACCCCGAACGCGTCTCCTCGCACGTTGCGATTGCCCAGATTAGAGCGCGAAGACATCGTGCCGCCGGCGCTGCGCCGAACGCGTGCGTACTTGCTGCCCTGTCGTCTCCCCCAGTTGCCGCGTGACCGCACGATTGGCTGAGCGGAAGCAGCGTGCGGGAAGAGAGGACTGCCGTCGCAGCCGGACGAGAGCTCCCCGTCGCCGGAGCAGCTCTTCCGTGGCAGGTGATGAACGGTAGGGCTGACCATGGGGCGCAGCGGTGGGGAGCTGCCGGCGGCTGGCAGCTGCCTCGGGGCAGCCAGCTCCAGTCGCCGCCATCGTCGAAGGTCGCCAATTCGCGCTGTCGCCTCTCGCTAACTGCGCGCGATCGCAGGGTCCTCGTGGTCGGGGAAGCAGCAGAACGGCGTAGCTTGCCCCCACCTCGTTCTGAAAGAGCATCGGCACCCATGGTGCCCTCAGGGACGAGGGCGGCCCCGATCTTGGCCGCTCCAGGGGAAGATAGCTGCTGCGCTTGCCGGTAAGGACGGCACGGGGCGCACAATGGAAGTCATCGCTCCACTGGGCATTGAGTCCGTCGCCGCCGCGCTCCGGCGACCAGAGCAGCCGCGGGACGTTCAGGTTGCGTTCGGCGATGAGCGCGAGATGGCGGCTGGGCGCTGCCTCGAGGAGCTGCGCTTCGCGGGCGCGCTCGTCGGGAGAGTGGACGGCCGAGGTAGGGCGCGGTCTCCGCCGCGTGGTCGGCTCCAGACGACAGAGTACGCTGAAGGCGGGAGGCTGCGACGATCGGAGCGGTCATGCAGCGGGCGGCTCTATGCGACGGAAGAGCGCAAGCGATCGGTTCACGAGGGTGTAGGTTGTTCCGCCCGGGCGAATGAGTGGCTCGGCCGGCTCGTCGGTGATGGCGGTGTCGAGAACACGCTCCCACCACGTGATAGTCGAGCCGTTGGGGAGAACAAAGTCGATGCTGTCGTGATGGGCGTTGAGGAGGAGGAGGAAGGTGTCATCGCGGACTGGGTCCCCCCACTCGTCCACCTCGTCGAGCGCTTCGCCAGCGAGACGCATCCCCAGGGCGCGGGTCCAGCCGTCTTCCCATTCTTCGTCGGTCATTTCCTTGCCATCCGGGCGAAACCACGTGATGTCTTTGATGTCCGAGCCACGAATGCGCCGGCCTTGGAAAAACTTGCGCCGACGGAAGTTCGGGTGTTCCCGTCGCAGCGCAATCAGGCGGCGGGTGAACTCAAGCAATCGCCGCTGGTCCTCGGTCAGGTTCCAGTCGTACCAGCTGATCTCGTTGTCTTGGCAATAGGCGTTGTTGTTGCCGCGCTGCGTGCGACTGATCTCATCGCCGCCGCAGATCATCGGCACCCCTTGGGAGAGCAGCAGTGTCGCGAGGAAGTTGCGCTTCTGCCGTTCTCGAAGGGCATTCACCTCGGGGTCATCGGTTGGGCCCTCGACGCCGCAGTTCCACGAGAGATTGTCGTCGATGCCGTCGCGATTGTTCTCTCCGTTCGCTTCGTTGTGCTTCTCGTTATAGGAGACGAGGTCATTCAGCGTGAACCCATCGTGGCAGGTCACGAAGTTGATGCTGGCATAGGGGCGCCGGCCATCGCTCTGGTAGAGGTCGCTGCTGCCGGTCAGACGCCAGCCCAGCTCGGAGGCCTGAAACTCGTCGCCCCGCCAGTAACGGCGGACAGTATCGCGATACTTGCCGTTCCACTCGGTCCAGAGGATGGGGAAGTTGCCGACTTGGTAGCCG
This genomic stretch from Dehalococcoidia bacterium harbors:
- a CDS encoding class I SAM-dependent methyltransferase — encoded protein: MIEPIDWLDRWRRTVIERKDQADRWRGGPAREDDFWANSVSRFRELTAAMTEDEPFFATLRATVRPDDTVLDIGAGAGRYAIPIAPYVRKVVALDPSPAMCDALAAGMAERGIDNIDIVRGHWPDDAHLVEPADVTICAHAMYWSAEIGPFLRAIDERTRREALMTLRVHSMDAWLGDLPLRLRGERRVPEPVALDLVGALSALGIWADLRIVPGFLRSYASLDELAAHVATLLAFPPEDAPLEFLREQIEPLVTKRDGRLVLDGPWRLVGIVSWRKA
- a CDS encoding chemotaxis protein CheX, yielding MKVEYINPFVRAASEVLERELGCAFQQGAASLHRSAYTTHDVTLLVAVSGDVRGVVLYCFAEAAACAIAAALLGQELPEFDDLAQSGIAELGDLITTAAGAYLSDAGYHATLSAPTLLIGTGTMVSALDLPRLVVPLMSDVGSLEIHIALRA
- a CDS encoding amidase, with translation MKELRFATIADALAALDRREVSAVELTRLHLDAIAAENPHRNAFLRVTEEDALAGAAAADRARAAGEQRPLLGIPVSLKDLIDQAGVVTTAGTRAPERMPAAEDAEVVRRLRAAGAVILGKTTLHELGFGPTSENPHSGPVPNPADPSRIAGGSSGGSAAAVAAGLSFASIGTDSGGSIRVPAALCGVAGHKPTFGLVPRRGVQPLSWSLDHVGPLARTAADCAAVLAAIAGHDPADPSSNPAARFAYPNVLPKHLRLGVVRDASAWLEPAVRARFDEAVAVLAGEGRTMVDVELGQLSDGLACVAILLRVEAAAACRDWLARHPDRIGSDVRARLRAGQLLPATAYLDALRVRRQLVRELNALFDTVDLLLLPTTPIVAPRIGATFDPIAPGGPTPRALLTSLTSLFNATGLPALSVPCGKDSAGLPVGLQIVGRRGEDGLVLAVGAAFESARGRGSTSSRPPDL
- a CDS encoding CoA transferase; protein product: MAALRPLDGILVIDLTQMASGPYGTMLLADAGATVIKVERPGSGDPARFLPPFTEHEGAMVSAGILRFGRNKRYLSLNLQTAEGRATLLDLVRRADALWENYVPGTLDRLGLSEAVLREANPRLLHVAISGYGSGVVAPAPFAARPALDLVAQAASGLMAVSGDPGGPPAQIGAVIGDLVPALYAVIAMLFALRLRDRTGEGRFIEVAMVDALSALNERAAVAYSLTGQEYSRDWLGHGGPYGRFRAADRDVVIAASIPSLWERLAPAIGRADLLAHAPAPDETGRWWRFGEVMRPAIVEWVGARSADEVVETLSAAGVPCAPVLSVAEMLSSVQTAARRMIVEVPFAGKTVGTMGWPMKIEGVPEPAGGAIGAVGRDTEAVLRDVLGYDEARIAALRAAKAI